From one Chloroflexota bacterium genomic stretch:
- the sufD gene encoding Fe-S cluster assembly protein SufD, with the protein MTELTTTGLASAATVEALSNSRNESGWVRKARQDAWAIYQRTPMPTINDELWRRTDISLLKLDQLQAVLTTGPQANSVDALPDGVRGLLDAGDADAAGYLAQVDSATVFNSLRDDLAKQGVIFCSLETAMREHAGLVRDYFMTSAVPPTYGKFEALHGALWSGGVFLYVPQGVKVELPFRAGFWQEAARAGIFPHTLIIADAGSEVTYIESYGSQTQPETAMSDHAVELFLKEGANLTFVTLQNWGRHMYSLGAQRGMIERDATLQWVIGTLGSKVTKTHHELFMLGPGGNGNIHGFYFADSKQHLDHHTQQEHFAGHTTSDLMLKGVLKDQARTVYQGLIHVHKAAQRSDAYQANRNLILSPKARADSIPGLEIEANDVRCTHGATVGQVDEEMMFYLRSRGLSEPLAHRLVVEGFFEPLMDRIPLESARQKLREAIQDKLGAF; encoded by the coding sequence ATGACTGAATTAACGACGACGGGGCTGGCATCGGCCGCGACCGTGGAAGCGCTCTCGAACAGCCGCAACGAATCGGGCTGGGTGCGCAAGGCGCGACAGGATGCGTGGGCCATTTACCAGCGCACCCCGATGCCGACGATCAACGACGAATTGTGGCGGCGCACCGACATCAGCCTGCTGAAGCTCGACCAGTTGCAGGCGGTGCTGACGACCGGCCCGCAGGCGAACTCCGTGGACGCACTGCCGGACGGTGTGCGCGGGCTGCTGGATGCCGGCGATGCCGACGCGGCGGGCTACCTGGCACAGGTCGACTCCGCCACGGTGTTCAATTCGCTGCGCGACGACCTCGCGAAGCAGGGCGTGATCTTCTGCTCGCTGGAGACGGCGATGCGCGAGCACGCCGGGCTGGTGCGCGACTACTTCATGACCAGCGCGGTGCCGCCGACCTACGGCAAGTTCGAGGCGCTGCACGGCGCGCTCTGGTCGGGCGGCGTGTTCCTGTACGTGCCGCAGGGCGTGAAGGTTGAACTGCCGTTCCGCGCCGGCTTCTGGCAGGAAGCCGCCCGCGCCGGCATCTTCCCCCACACGCTGATTATCGCCGACGCCGGTTCTGAAGTAACATACATCGAATCGTACGGGTCGCAGACCCAGCCGGAAACGGCTATGAGCGACCACGCCGTCGAACTCTTCCTCAAGGAAGGCGCGAACCTGACGTTTGTCACGCTGCAAAACTGGGGCCGGCACATGTACTCGCTCGGCGCCCAGCGCGGCATGATCGAGCGCGACGCGACGCTGCAGTGGGTCATCGGCACGCTGGGCAGCAAAGTGACGAAGACGCATCACGAGCTGTTCATGCTCGGGCCCGGCGGCAACGGCAATATTCACGGATTCTATTTCGCGGACTCGAAGCAGCACCTCGACCACCATACGCAGCAGGAGCACTTCGCCGGCCACACGACCAGCGACCTGATGTTGAAGGGCGTGCTGAAGGATCAGGCGCGCACCGTCTATCAGGGCCTGATCCACGTGCACAAGGCCGCGCAGCGCTCCGACGCCTACCAGGCGAACCGCAATCTGATCCTGTCGCCGAAAGCGCGCGCCGACTCGATCCCCGGCCTGGAGATCGAAGCCAACGACGTGCGCTGCACGCACGGCGCGACGGTCGGGCAGGTCGACGAAGAGATGATGTTCTACCTGCGCTCGCGCGGCTTGAGCGAGCCGCTGGCGCACCGGCTGGTGGTCGAAGGTTTCTTTGAGCCGTTGATGGACCGCATCCCGCTGGAAAGCGCGCGCCAGAAGCTGCGCGAGGCGATCCAGGATAAACTGGGCGCGTTCTAG
- a CDS encoding SUF system NifU family Fe-S cluster assembly protein, with protein sequence MDDYYREIILEHYKRPSYRGQIPGATITHEEDNPLCGDRIRIELLVEAGVVKDARFNGQGCAISQASADMLMEELRGKTLDEARQLDKQFVLDMLGIPLTPARLKCALLSLKVLKVGVYGAQAWAADEDDD encoded by the coding sequence ATGGACGACTATTACCGCGAAATCATTCTCGAGCATTACAAGCGCCCGTCGTATCGCGGGCAGATCCCCGGCGCCACCATTACGCATGAGGAAGACAACCCGCTGTGCGGCGACCGCATCCGAATCGAGTTGCTCGTCGAAGCGGGTGTCGTCAAGGATGCGCGCTTCAACGGCCAGGGCTGCGCGATCAGCCAGGCCTCGGCCGATATGCTGATGGAAGAGTTGCGCGGCAAGACGCTCGACGAGGCGCGGCAGCTCGACAAGCAGTTTGTGCTCGACATGCTCGGCATCCCGCTGACCCCCGCGCGCCTGAAATGCGCCCTACTCTCGCTGAAGGTGCTCAAGGTCGGCGTGTACGGCGCGCAGGCGTGGGCGGCCGACGAAGACGACGACTAA
- a CDS encoding non-heme iron oxygenase ferredoxin subunit — protein sequence MPAFHKVAKTADVKDGQAKVVEIGDTRVLLCKVEGRICAIADICTHDGGPLGEGDLDGHEIICPRHGARFDVRTGAVLSFPAIMPVDAYPVMVDGDDVLVDVDA from the coding sequence ATGCCCGCTTTTCACAAAGTAGCCAAGACCGCCGATGTGAAGGACGGACAGGCGAAGGTAGTTGAGATTGGCGACACCCGCGTGCTGCTGTGCAAGGTGGAAGGCCGCATCTGCGCCATCGCCGATATCTGCACGCACGACGGCGGCCCGCTCGGCGAGGGCGACCTCGACGGCCACGAAATTATCTGCCCCCGGCACGGCGCGCGCTTCGATGTGCGCACCGGCGCCGTGCTTTCGTTCCCGGCCATCATGCCCGTGGACGCCTATCCCGTCATGGTGGACGGCGACGACGTGCTGGTGGATGTGGACGCGTAA
- a CDS encoding metal-sulfur cluster assembly factor, with the protein MNTFDTDRPQPEDPDTPEGHVKASLRKVFDPEIGLNVVELGLVREIKLDGDPAVIDMMMTTPFCPYAGWLVQQVKQQAEQVAAGKTFRVNVLADVWSPELMEDPGLLTGWS; encoded by the coding sequence ATGAACACGTTTGACACGGATCGCCCGCAGCCCGAGGATCCCGATACGCCCGAAGGCCACGTCAAGGCGTCGCTGCGCAAGGTCTTTGACCCCGAAATCGGCCTGAACGTCGTCGAGCTCGGCCTGGTCCGCGAAATCAAACTCGACGGCGACCCGGCCGTGATTGACATGATGATGACCACGCCGTTTTGCCCGTACGCGGGTTGGCTCGTCCAGCAGGTCAAGCAGCAGGCCGAGCAGGTTGCGGCCGGCAAGACCTTCCGCGTCAACGTCCTGGCCGATGTCTGGAGCCCGGAACTGATGGAAGATCCCGGCTTGCTCACCGGCTGGTCGTAA